The following coding sequences lie in one Phaenicophaeus curvirostris isolate KB17595 chromosome 5, BPBGC_Pcur_1.0, whole genome shotgun sequence genomic window:
- the DDHD1 gene encoding phospholipase DDHD1 isoform X3: protein MRGQWFIDGTWQPLEEEESNLIEQEHLNHFRGQQLRESFDMEVSQPADGREVIHSLKLNYKHVDWHSVDEVYLYSDAATSKIARTVKRKLGFSKASSSGTRLHRGYVEEATLEDKPPETSHIVFVVHGIGQKMDQGRIIKNTALMRDNARKIEEKCFPNLATRVEFLPVEWRSKLTLDKDTVDSITPDTVRGLRAMLNSSAMDIMYYTSPFYRDELVGSLQQELNRLYTLFCSRNPEFEKKGGKVSIVSHSLGCVIAYDVMTGWNPVRFYEQLLQREEEEEELEDRRMSYEERCLLEELHLAKQRSREIEERLHELRASAISNPPVLKFKVENFFCMGSPLAVFLALRGIQPGNSGSQDHILPRTTCNRLLNIFHPSDPVAYRLEPLILKHYSTIPPVQIHWYDPANLLPYDDVGLNFSNPTNEPTSFNDSESGSAGPSPTTSPVMARRRYGESITNIGRASMLGAASIGMGLRRMLFSRFGQSSTTTLQPLETGNDGAKEDEGETATVGTPPFSHSTSGFPRPTAELEHRIDFELREGLVGSRYLSAVTSHTAYWSSMDIALFLLKFLYKDDQEDADESNLVTG, encoded by the exons TTATTCATAGTCTAAAGTTGAATTACAAACATGTGGACTGGCACAGTGTGGATGAAGTGTATCTTTACAGCGATGCAGCGACATCCAAAATTGCAAGAACTGTTAAACGAAAGTTGGGGTTTTCCAAAG CTTCAAGTAGTGGGACAAGGCTACATAGAGGCTATGTAGAAGAAGCTACGTTAGAAGACAAGCCACCAGAAACTAGTCACATTGTGTTTGTTGTGCATGGTATTGGGCAGAAAATGGACCAAGGAAGGATCATCAAAAACACAGCTCT gaTGCGAgataatgcaagaaaaatagaagaaaagtgttttcctAATCTTGCAACGCGTGTTGAATTTCTCCCGGTTGAATGGAGATCTAAACTTACCCTCGATAAAG ACACTGTGGACTCCATTACTCCAGATACAGTACGAGGATTAAGGGCTATGCTGAACAGCAGCGCGATGGATATCATGTATTATACAAGTCCTTTTTACAGAGATGAa CTGGTGGGAAgtctgcagcaggagctgaacCGGCTCTACACACTCTTCTGCTCCCGGAATCCAGAGTTtgagaagaaaggagggaaagtcTCTATTGTGTCCCACTCGCTGGGCTGTGTCATCGCCTACGACGTCATGACTGGCTGGAATCCAGTCAGGTTTTATGAACAGTTGttgcagagggaggaggaggaagaggagcttgAAGACAGAAGGATGAGCTATGAGGAGCGATGTTTACTTGAAGAACTTCACTTAGCTAAGCAACG GTCGAGAGAGATAGAAGAAAGGTTACATGAGCTAAGGGCATCTGCCATATCAAACCCACCTGTCTTAAAATTTAAG GTTGAGAATTTCTTCTGCATGGGATCTCCATTAGCAGTATTTTTGGCATTGCGTGGTATCCAGCCAGGAAACAGCGGTAGTCAAGATCATATTCTACCCAGAACAACTTGTAACCGCttactaaatatttttcatccatCAGATCCAGTG GCCTATAGATTAGAACCTTTAATTCTGAAACACTACAGCACCATCCCGCCTGTCCAGATCCACTGGTACGACCCTGCAAACCTTCTGCCGTATGACGATGTGGGACTAAATTTTAGCAACCCCACAAACGAACCTACCTCATTTAATGACAGCGAAAGTGGTTCAGCTGGACCAAGCCCAACTACGTCACCAGTCATGGCTCGACGCCGCTATGGAGAGTCTATAACCAACATAGGCAGAGCGAGTATGTTAG GAGCTGCGAGCATTGGGATGGGCCTCAGGAGGATGCTTTTCTCAAGATTTGGTCAATCCAGTACAACCACCCTACAGCCACTCGAGACAGGGAATGATGGAGCcaaggaggatgagggggagaCCGCAACTGTTGGAACGCCGCCTTTCTCACACAGCACCTCGGGCTTTCCCAGACCCACAG CGGAGCTGGAGCACAGGATTGATTTTGAGCTCAGGGAAGGTCTCGTGGGGAGCAGATACCTGTCCGCAGTCACATCCCACACTGCCTACTGGTCATCTATGGATattgctcttttccttctgaagttcTTGTACAAAGATGACCAGGAAGATGCTGACGAATCCAATTTAGTCACCGGTTGA
- the DDHD1 gene encoding phospholipase DDHD1 isoform X4 gives MDQGRIIKNTALMRDNARKIEEKCFPNLATRVEFLPVEWRSKLTLDKDTVDSITPDTVRGLRAMLNSSAMDIMYYTSPFYRDELVGSLQQELNRLYTLFCSRNPEFEKKGGKVSIVSHSLGCVIAYDVMTGWNPVRFYEQLLQREEEEEELEDRRMSYEERCLLEELHLAKQRSREIEERLHELRASAISNPPVLKFKVENFFCMGSPLAVFLALRGIQPGNSGSQDHILPRTTCNRLLNIFHPSDPVAYRLEPLILKHYSTIPPVQIHWYDPANLLPYDDVGLNFSNPTNEPTSFNDSESGSAGPSPTTSPVMARRRYGESITNIGRASMLGAASIGMGLRRMLFSRFGQSSTTTLQPLETGNDGAKEDEGETATVGTPPFSHSTSGFPRPTAELEHRIDFELREGLVGSRYLSAVTSHTAYWSSMDIALFLLKFLYKDDQEDADESNLVTG, from the exons ATGGACCAAGGAAGGATCATCAAAAACACAGCTCT gaTGCGAgataatgcaagaaaaatagaagaaaagtgttttcctAATCTTGCAACGCGTGTTGAATTTCTCCCGGTTGAATGGAGATCTAAACTTACCCTCGATAAAG ACACTGTGGACTCCATTACTCCAGATACAGTACGAGGATTAAGGGCTATGCTGAACAGCAGCGCGATGGATATCATGTATTATACAAGTCCTTTTTACAGAGATGAa CTGGTGGGAAgtctgcagcaggagctgaacCGGCTCTACACACTCTTCTGCTCCCGGAATCCAGAGTTtgagaagaaaggagggaaagtcTCTATTGTGTCCCACTCGCTGGGCTGTGTCATCGCCTACGACGTCATGACTGGCTGGAATCCAGTCAGGTTTTATGAACAGTTGttgcagagggaggaggaggaagaggagcttgAAGACAGAAGGATGAGCTATGAGGAGCGATGTTTACTTGAAGAACTTCACTTAGCTAAGCAACG GTCGAGAGAGATAGAAGAAAGGTTACATGAGCTAAGGGCATCTGCCATATCAAACCCACCTGTCTTAAAATTTAAG GTTGAGAATTTCTTCTGCATGGGATCTCCATTAGCAGTATTTTTGGCATTGCGTGGTATCCAGCCAGGAAACAGCGGTAGTCAAGATCATATTCTACCCAGAACAACTTGTAACCGCttactaaatatttttcatccatCAGATCCAGTG GCCTATAGATTAGAACCTTTAATTCTGAAACACTACAGCACCATCCCGCCTGTCCAGATCCACTGGTACGACCCTGCAAACCTTCTGCCGTATGACGATGTGGGACTAAATTTTAGCAACCCCACAAACGAACCTACCTCATTTAATGACAGCGAAAGTGGTTCAGCTGGACCAAGCCCAACTACGTCACCAGTCATGGCTCGACGCCGCTATGGAGAGTCTATAACCAACATAGGCAGAGCGAGTATGTTAG GAGCTGCGAGCATTGGGATGGGCCTCAGGAGGATGCTTTTCTCAAGATTTGGTCAATCCAGTACAACCACCCTACAGCCACTCGAGACAGGGAATGATGGAGCcaaggaggatgagggggagaCCGCAACTGTTGGAACGCCGCCTTTCTCACACAGCACCTCGGGCTTTCCCAGACCCACAG CGGAGCTGGAGCACAGGATTGATTTTGAGCTCAGGGAAGGTCTCGTGGGGAGCAGATACCTGTCCGCAGTCACATCCCACACTGCCTACTGGTCATCTATGGATattgctcttttccttctgaagttcTTGTACAAAGATGACCAGGAAGATGCTGACGAATCCAATTTAGTCACCGGTTGA